In Capillimicrobium parvum, a genomic segment contains:
- a CDS encoding sensor histidine kinase → MSRLRVGQWFALATVVFGVAALVAAAIGILGLVRLSDARNEVVDRLDPSTVAALSLSNALLNQESGVRGYALTGRDAFLDPYRNGRRAETSAIASLRSLAPGDDTRGLTGDIERVRRAGAAWRHDYAKPTILAVRAFGRRPAAVADERGKARFDEVRAAVRTLQQDLSAARDDARSRLRRAAGLLNVTLAVMLGLLAAAGVLGLIALRWVVSRPLARLGAETRGVARGDFTHAVTARGPRDIVALGSDVETMRRQIVEELEAVREANARLDRQALELQRSNAELEQFAYVASHDLQEPLRKVASFTQLLQRRYQGRLDERADQYIEFAVDGAVRMQRLINDLLTFSRVGRLGGAQELVDARELVEAACGNLDGVIEESGAEIDVGELPAVRGESGLLTAVFQNLIGNALKFRGPDTPRVQIQAVSEDDCWRFTVADNGIGIEPEYADRIFVIFQRLHTKEAYAGTGIGLALCRKIVEYHGGRIWLDTDVAAGTTFHFTLPVPEERR, encoded by the coding sequence GTGTCACGCCTGCGGGTCGGCCAGTGGTTCGCCCTGGCCACCGTCGTGTTCGGCGTCGCGGCCCTCGTGGCCGCCGCGATCGGCATCCTCGGCCTCGTCCGCCTGTCCGACGCGCGCAACGAGGTCGTCGACCGCCTCGACCCGTCGACCGTCGCGGCGCTGAGCCTCTCCAACGCATTGCTCAACCAGGAGTCCGGCGTGCGCGGATACGCGCTGACCGGCCGGGACGCGTTCCTCGATCCCTACCGCAACGGCCGGCGCGCCGAGACGTCCGCGATCGCGTCGTTGCGGTCGCTGGCGCCCGGGGACGACACCCGCGGGCTGACCGGCGACATCGAGCGCGTGCGCCGCGCCGGCGCGGCCTGGCGCCACGACTACGCAAAGCCGACGATCCTGGCGGTGCGTGCGTTCGGCCGCCGGCCCGCGGCGGTGGCCGACGAGCGCGGCAAGGCCCGGTTCGACGAGGTGCGCGCCGCCGTGCGGACGCTGCAGCAGGATCTGAGCGCGGCGCGCGACGACGCCCGCTCGCGCCTGCGCAGGGCCGCGGGCCTGCTGAACGTCACGCTCGCGGTCATGCTCGGCCTGCTCGCCGCCGCCGGCGTGCTCGGGCTCATCGCGCTGCGGTGGGTCGTCTCGCGTCCGCTGGCCCGACTCGGCGCCGAGACGCGCGGCGTCGCGCGCGGGGACTTCACGCACGCCGTCACCGCGCGCGGGCCGCGGGACATCGTCGCCCTCGGCAGCGACGTCGAGACGATGCGCCGGCAGATCGTGGAGGAGCTCGAGGCGGTCCGGGAGGCGAACGCGCGGCTCGACCGTCAGGCGCTCGAGCTGCAGCGCTCCAACGCGGAGCTCGAGCAGTTCGCCTACGTCGCCTCGCACGACCTGCAGGAGCCGCTGCGCAAGGTGGCGAGCTTCACGCAGCTGCTCCAGCGCCGCTACCAGGGCCGGCTCGACGAGCGCGCCGACCAGTACATCGAGTTCGCGGTCGACGGCGCCGTGCGCATGCAGCGGCTCATCAACGACCTGCTGACGTTCTCGCGCGTCGGCCGGCTGGGCGGGGCCCAGGAGCTCGTGGACGCGCGTGAGCTCGTCGAGGCCGCATGCGGGAACCTCGACGGCGTCATCGAGGAGAGCGGGGCCGAGATCGACGTCGGCGAGCTGCCGGCGGTCCGCGGCGAGAGCGGCCTGCTGACCGCGGTCTTCCAGAACCTGATCGGCAACGCGCTGAAGTTCCGCGGACCCGACACGCCGCGCGTGCAGATCCAGGCCGTGAGCGAGGACGACTGCTGGCGCTTCACGGTCGCCGACAACGGCATCGGCATCGAGCCCGAGTACGCCGACCGCATCTTCGTCATCTTCCAGCGGCTGCACACGAAGGAGGCCTACGCGGGCACCGGCATCGGCCTCGCGTTGTGCCGCAAGATCGTCGAGTACCACGGCGGGCGGATCTGGCTCGACACCGACGTCGCCGCCGGCACCACCTTCCACTTCACCCTGCCCGTCCCCGAGGAGCGCCGATGA